Proteins encoded by one window of Gemmatimonas aurantiaca:
- a CDS encoding L-threonylcarbamoyladenylate synthase has protein sequence MNGLTIPFWSPAEIEASLRDTIAHLANGGVLAYPTETVYGFGTAVDHESVESLVRMKGRPLGKPFLLLIGDPSQVARLDLHLPTYAAQLAARFWPGPLTLVLRGGDHRVPPRLRGPEGGVAVRWTPHPGLQRLLAAYGEPITSTSANRPGVPPAMTATEIVEQWPDQIHRGTLRVLEAGRLAPSRASTVVDCTGRRARIIRPGALPAPLLRTCVADLIGDT, from the coding sequence ATGAACGGCCTGACCATTCCGTTCTGGTCGCCGGCGGAGATCGAAGCGTCGCTGCGGGATACGATCGCGCATCTCGCCAATGGTGGCGTGCTCGCCTATCCCACGGAGACCGTCTACGGCTTCGGCACGGCGGTCGACCACGAGTCGGTGGAATCGCTGGTGCGCATGAAAGGGCGTCCACTGGGCAAGCCGTTTCTGCTGCTCATCGGCGATCCGTCGCAGGTGGCACGTCTCGACCTGCATCTACCCACGTATGCCGCGCAACTGGCGGCGCGTTTCTGGCCCGGCCCGCTCACCCTGGTGCTGCGGGGCGGCGATCATCGGGTGCCGCCACGTCTGCGTGGCCCCGAAGGTGGCGTGGCCGTGCGCTGGACTCCACATCCCGGTCTGCAGCGTCTGCTCGCTGCGTACGGCGAACCGATCACCAGCACGAGTGCCAATCGTCCCGGCGTGCCACCGGCGATGACCGCCACGGAGATCGTGGAGCAGTGGCCCGATCAGATTCATCGCGGCACCCTGCGCGTGCTCGAGGCCGGCCGGCTCGCGCCGTCACGCGCGTCGACCGTGGTGGATTGCACCGGCCGCCGCGCGCGCATCATTCGTCCGGGCGCGCTTCCCGCGCCACTGCTCCGCACCTGCGTGGCCGATCTCATCGGCGACACCTGA
- a CDS encoding low molecular weight protein arginine phosphatase: protein MRPMHLLFVCTGNTCRSPLAEGIARHLITQRGLTDITVGSAGTSAWPGASASDGALLVALEHGVELGDHRARTLSPEIVAGADVILTMGPHHLDRVEALGGAGRTWMLTAYTGREARPVTDPFGGDLDVYRSTYEELEQEIGEILDKVTTDRAGQSG, encoded by the coding sequence ATGCGTCCGATGCATCTGCTGTTCGTCTGCACTGGCAACACCTGCCGCAGCCCGCTGGCTGAGGGCATCGCGCGACATCTCATCACGCAACGCGGACTCACCGACATCACGGTGGGCAGCGCGGGCACCAGCGCCTGGCCGGGTGCGTCCGCCTCTGACGGCGCTCTGCTCGTGGCGCTCGAGCACGGCGTCGAACTGGGCGATCACCGGGCGCGCACGCTGTCGCCGGAAATTGTGGCCGGCGCCGATGTCATTCTCACCATGGGCCCGCACCATCTCGATCGTGTCGAAGCCCTGGGGGGCGCGGGTCGCACGTGGATGCTCACGGCCTACACGGGCCGCGAAGCCCGTCCGGTGACGGATCCCTTCGGTGGGGATCTCGATGTGTATCGCTCCACCTACGAAGAACTCGAACAGGAAATCGGCGAGATTCTCGACAAGGTGACGACCGATCGGGCAGGGCAGTCGGGCTGA
- a CDS encoding shikimate dehydrogenase translates to MRIVAGQRPSRLAILGHPVAHSLSPVFQNAALTACELALEYARFDVSAGHLSAALETCRETRTGGNVTIPHKEAVAAACVRLSDVARRAGAVNTFWFEDGALCGHNTDVDGAWATITALRGALRSAARRHSSQHSAAQRAAVDDAARAHAVLLGSGGSAAAVLLALARFERYHITIVARTTDRASALLSRTGVAGAVLPFGSEAARAALGAADLIVNSTSLGLHDEDPLPADPAVFGKNAAVFDLVYRPAHHRKNESGTPWVRAARARGLVAEDGLRMLVEQGAAAFETWFGMTAPRQVMWDALGVPMPPPDEART, encoded by the coding sequence ATGCGCATCGTCGCCGGCCAACGTCCTTCGCGTCTGGCGATTCTGGGTCATCCGGTCGCGCACTCGCTGTCGCCGGTGTTTCAGAATGCCGCGCTGACCGCGTGCGAACTGGCGCTGGAGTATGCGCGTTTCGATGTGAGCGCCGGGCATCTGTCAGCCGCACTGGAGACGTGCCGGGAGACCCGCACCGGAGGCAATGTCACCATCCCGCACAAGGAAGCGGTGGCCGCGGCCTGTGTGCGATTGTCGGACGTGGCCCGACGCGCCGGCGCCGTGAACACCTTCTGGTTCGAGGACGGCGCGCTGTGCGGGCACAACACCGATGTCGATGGCGCGTGGGCGACGATCACGGCGTTGCGCGGTGCGCTACGCAGCGCGGCGCGACGCCATTCATCGCAACACAGCGCAGCGCAGCGGGCCGCCGTCGACGACGCGGCACGAGCTCACGCCGTCCTGCTGGGTAGCGGAGGTTCGGCCGCCGCGGTGCTGCTGGCGCTGGCCCGATTCGAAAGATACCACATCACGATCGTCGCCCGCACCACCGACCGCGCGTCGGCGCTGCTCTCCCGTACCGGTGTCGCAGGCGCGGTGCTTCCCTTCGGGAGCGAGGCCGCACGCGCGGCACTCGGCGCCGCGGATCTGATCGTCAACAGCACATCGCTGGGCCTGCACGACGAGGATCCACTGCCGGCCGATCCGGCGGTGTTCGGCAAAAACGCCGCCGTCTTCGATCTCGTCTACCGGCCGGCGCATCATCGCAAAAACGAAAGTGGCACGCCGTGGGTCCGGGCAGCACGCGCACGCGGACTCGTGGCCGAAGACGGTCTGCGCATGCTGGTGGAGCAGGGCGCGGCCGCGTTCGAGACATGGTTTGGCATGACGGCACCGCGTCAGGTCATGTGGGACGCGCTGGGCGTGCCGATGCCGCCTCCCGACGAGGCGCGGACATGA
- a CDS encoding phosphoribosyltransferase family protein — MIRAPGSPARETSASWRTFVDGLVDFLLPGACVLCRRAHSPGRGGEATEDSIVCGTCLARLVPLALPQCARCGHPRLSLSIPLPIARPTAAGPTWPSAVDLPPCRWCTRLDPAIRIVRSVCRMDDGTGGELVHALKYQGWHRVARPMARRMARLDWPPDVREERAAVIPMPLSTQRLRERGYNQAEVLARALAPHWQVPVWHDILRRERHTESQVRLTPSQRTSNVSGAFAVPAHRRAMLRGQHVVLVDDVVTTAATLNAAAHALLEGGARIISCVTFGRAPDSGDRAASDDDSLRN, encoded by the coding sequence ATGATACGCGCACCGGGGTCACCGGCACGTGAGACGTCGGCGTCCTGGCGGACATTCGTCGACGGCCTCGTCGATTTTCTGCTGCCCGGCGCCTGCGTGCTCTGCCGGCGCGCGCACTCGCCGGGGCGCGGTGGAGAGGCCACGGAAGACAGCATCGTGTGTGGCACCTGCCTGGCGCGACTGGTGCCGCTGGCACTGCCGCAGTGCGCGCGGTGCGGTCATCCCCGTCTGTCGCTGAGCATTCCGCTCCCCATCGCACGCCCAACTGCCGCCGGCCCGACCTGGCCCTCCGCCGTGGATCTTCCACCCTGCCGGTGGTGCACGCGCCTCGATCCCGCCATTCGCATCGTGCGGTCGGTTTGCCGTATGGACGACGGCACCGGTGGCGAACTGGTGCATGCGCTCAAGTACCAGGGCTGGCACCGTGTGGCCCGACCCATGGCCCGTCGCATGGCCCGTCTCGACTGGCCGCCGGACGTGCGCGAGGAGCGCGCGGCGGTGATCCCGATGCCACTCTCCACCCAGCGGCTCCGGGAACGCGGCTACAACCAGGCGGAGGTATTGGCACGGGCACTGGCTCCCCATTGGCAGGTCCCGGTGTGGCACGACATTCTGCGGCGTGAACGCCACACGGAGTCCCAGGTCCGGTTGACACCCTCGCAGCGTACGAGCAACGTTTCGGGGGCGTTTGCCGTGCCGGCTCACCGGCGCGCGATGCTGCGCGGCCAGCACGTCGTTCTCGTGGACGACGTCGTCACCACGGCCGCGACGCTCAACGCCGCCGCCCACGCGCTGCTGGAGGGCGGTGCGCGCATCATCAGCTGTGTCACTTTCGGACGGGCACCGGACTCCGGTGACCGTGCCGCTTCCGACGACGACTCACTCAGGAACTGA
- the gap gene encoding type I glyceraldehyde-3-phosphate dehydrogenase, which produces MAIRVGINGFGRIGRQVLRAAKQQGVADIDFVAINDLTDTATLAHLFQYDSVHGTFDGQVGHEADAITIDGDRIRILAEREPAKLPWKELGVDIVLESTGRFTKAEDARKHIEGGAKKVIISAPATNEDITVVMGVNSDKYDPASHHIISNASCTTNCLVPMVKVIRDTFGFVHGSMVTIHSYTNDQSILDLPHKDLRRARAAAVSMIPTTTGAAKATALVIPEVKGKIDGVAVRVPTPDVSLTDLTCIVERPVTKDEVNAAFKAAAESGPLEGVLGYSEVPLVSVDYIGNPNSCTLDAGSTIVINGTMVKISGWYDNEWGYSSRCVDLLRFVGSRL; this is translated from the coding sequence ATGGCCATTCGGGTTGGCATCAACGGCTTCGGCCGCATCGGGCGCCAGGTACTGCGCGCCGCGAAGCAGCAGGGCGTGGCGGACATCGATTTCGTCGCGATCAACGATCTCACCGACACCGCCACGCTGGCGCATCTGTTCCAGTACGATTCGGTGCACGGCACGTTCGACGGGCAGGTGGGCCACGAAGCCGACGCCATCACGATCGACGGCGATCGCATCCGCATTCTCGCCGAGCGTGAGCCGGCGAAGCTGCCGTGGAAGGAACTCGGTGTCGACATCGTGCTCGAGTCCACCGGCCGGTTCACGAAGGCGGAAGACGCCCGCAAGCACATCGAGGGCGGCGCGAAGAAGGTCATCATCTCGGCGCCCGCCACCAACGAAGACATCACCGTCGTGATGGGCGTGAACAGCGACAAGTACGATCCGGCGTCGCATCACATCATCTCGAACGCGTCGTGCACGACCAACTGTCTCGTGCCGATGGTGAAGGTCATCCGGGACACGTTCGGCTTCGTGCATGGTTCGATGGTCACCATCCACAGCTACACGAACGATCAGAGCATCCTCGATCTGCCGCACAAGGATCTGCGTCGCGCCCGCGCGGCCGCGGTGTCGATGATCCCCACCACGACCGGTGCCGCCAAGGCCACCGCGCTCGTGATCCCCGAAGTGAAGGGCAAGATCGACGGCGTGGCCGTGCGTGTGCCCACGCCCGACGTGTCGCTCACCGACCTGACGTGCATCGTGGAACGTCCGGTCACGAAGGACGAAGTGAACGCGGCGTTCAAGGCGGCCGCGGAATCGGGTCCGCTGGAAGGGGTGCTGGGCTACAGCGAAGTGCCGCTCGTGTCGGTGGACTACATCGGCAATCCGAACTCGTGCACACTCGACGCGGGCAGCACGATCGTCATCAACGGCACGATGGTGAAGATCTCCGGCTGGTATGACAACGAGTGGGGCTATTCGTCGCGCTGCGTCGATCTGCTGCGGTTCGTCGGCTCGCGCCTCTGA
- a CDS encoding phosphoglycerate kinase — protein sequence MNTKTIRDLTPADLAGKRALVRVDFNVPLDDAGKVADDTRITAALPTIITLLDAGARVILLAHFGRPKGAPEAKYSLAPVAERLAVLLPRPVHFLAETVGPAAVAATHALPAGEVLLLENTRFLPGEEKNDDALSQQLALLGDLYVNDAFGAAHRAHASTAGVAKYCRPAVAGLLMEKELAYLGGALANPARPFVAILGGSKISGKIDVVEALLPKVDHLLIGGAMACTFFRAMGFETGNSLVEPDRLDMARELLARAGSKLVLPVDAVIAPAMDAGAQATAVARDAIPAGQAMFDIGPASVAHYRTLIEQAKTVLWNGPMGVFEKPPFDVGTRGVADAMALATDHGATTIIGGGDSAAAVAEAGLESKMSHVSTGGGASLEFLEGKDLPGVSALDQR from the coding sequence ATGAACACCAAGACCATCCGCGATCTCACTCCCGCCGATCTCGCGGGCAAGCGCGCGCTCGTGCGCGTCGATTTCAACGTGCCGCTCGACGATGCCGGCAAGGTCGCCGACGACACGCGCATCACGGCGGCGCTGCCGACGATCATCACGCTGCTCGATGCCGGCGCGCGCGTGATCCTGCTGGCGCACTTCGGACGGCCCAAGGGCGCGCCGGAGGCGAAGTACTCGCTCGCGCCGGTGGCCGAGCGGCTTGCCGTGTTGCTGCCGCGTCCCGTGCATTTCCTCGCCGAGACCGTGGGCCCCGCCGCAGTGGCGGCCACGCATGCGTTGCCGGCGGGCGAAGTGCTGCTGCTCGAGAACACCCGCTTTCTGCCGGGTGAGGAGAAGAACGACGACGCCCTGTCGCAGCAGCTCGCGTTGCTGGGCGATCTCTATGTGAACGACGCGTTCGGTGCGGCGCATCGCGCACATGCGAGTACCGCCGGCGTGGCGAAATACTGCCGTCCGGCCGTGGCCGGTCTGCTCATGGAGAAGGAGCTGGCGTATCTGGGTGGTGCGCTGGCCAACCCCGCGCGACCGTTCGTGGCCATCCTGGGCGGCTCCAAGATCTCGGGCAAGATCGACGTGGTGGAAGCCCTGCTGCCCAAGGTCGATCATCTGCTGATCGGTGGCGCCATGGCTTGCACGTTCTTCCGGGCCATGGGCTTCGAAACGGGCAATTCCCTCGTGGAACCCGACCGGCTCGACATGGCGCGCGAATTGCTCGCGCGCGCCGGCAGCAAACTGGTGTTGCCGGTGGATGCCGTCATCGCGCCGGCGATGGACGCGGGCGCGCAGGCCACGGCCGTGGCCCGCGATGCGATTCCGGCCGGCCAGGCCATGTTCGATATCGGGCCGGCCAGCGTGGCGCACTATCGTACGCTCATCGAACAGGCGAAGACGGTGCTCTGGAACGGCCCGATGGGGGTGTTCGAGAAGCCGCCCTTCGATGTCGGCACGCGTGGCGTGGCCGACGCGATGGCACTGGCCACCGATCACGGCGCCACGACCATCATCGGCGGCGGCGACTCCGCGGCGGCCGTGGCCGAAGCGGGGCTCGAGTCGAAGATGTCGCATGTCTCCACCGGCGGCGGGGCATCGCTCGAATTCCTCGAAGGGAAGGACCTCCCCGGCGTGTCCGCTCTCGATCAGCGCTGA
- the tpiA gene encoding triose-phosphate isomerase: MYLKPVIAANWKLNHGPTDAKAFLQRFLAQAPRLADRTVIFFPSAITLTTVVEGLRERPEIQVGVQNVYTEAQGAFTGENSVLMARDAGARVVLVGHSERRHVFGESDETTTKKMALIAQARLIPMLCVGETLAEREAGRTAEVVQRQLTAGLAELDDPQIGAIMLAYEPVWAIGTGRTATPEDAAEIHGVLRQALVSRVGEKMAATIPILYGGSVNRGNASQLLAASDVDGLLVGGASLDADSWAGIVRA, from the coding sequence ATGTATCTCAAGCCGGTCATTGCGGCCAACTGGAAACTCAATCACGGTCCGACCGATGCGAAGGCCTTCCTGCAGCGGTTCCTCGCGCAGGCGCCCCGACTCGCCGATCGCACCGTGATCTTCTTTCCCTCGGCCATCACGCTCACCACGGTCGTCGAGGGATTGCGCGAGCGTCCGGAGATCCAGGTGGGTGTCCAGAACGTGTACACGGAAGCGCAGGGCGCCTTCACCGGCGAGAACTCGGTGCTGATGGCGCGCGACGCGGGCGCACGGGTGGTGCTCGTGGGCCATTCGGAGCGCCGCCACGTGTTCGGGGAGAGCGACGAAACGACCACGAAGAAGATGGCCCTCATCGCGCAGGCGCGTCTGATCCCGATGCTCTGCGTGGGCGAGACGTTGGCCGAGCGTGAGGCCGGACGCACGGCCGAAGTGGTGCAGCGTCAGCTCACGGCGGGGCTGGCGGAGCTCGACGACCCGCAGATCGGCGCGATCATGCTGGCCTACGAACCGGTCTGGGCCATCGGAACCGGCCGCACCGCCACTCCGGAGGACGCCGCCGAGATTCACGGCGTGCTGCGCCAGGCGCTGGTGTCCCGCGTGGGCGAGAAGATGGCGGCCACCATTCCCATCCTGTACGGCGGCTCGGTGAACCGCGGCAACGCCTCGCAGTTGCTGGCGGCGTCGGATGTGGACGGCCTGCTGGTGGGCGGGGCCTCGCTGGATGCGGATTCGTGGGCGGGGATCGTGAGGGCCTGA